From the Streptomyces pluripotens genome, one window contains:
- a CDS encoding carbohydrate-binding protein has product MLQRPTRAGYAAVAAGALLLTGLSGGSASAAAATADVPSAPSAAATLHTVDTPPAMLRAMERDFGLDRRQAERRLANEAEAGATAGRLRAALGSDFAGAWVHGAESSALNVATTDSADVAAIEARGARAVVVHRSLVALDAAKARLDRAAAHRNTDDAPVWYVDVPSNKLVVQVVRPAAGRALVKAAGVDRSMVHLVKSAERPRPLYDLRGGDPYYINGNTRCSIGFPVTSGTRQGFATAGHCGQAGSTTAGYNQATQGSFQASIFPGNDMAWVAVNSGWTVTPYVSGAGGQDVQVTGSAQAPVGSSVCRSGSTSGWHCGTIQQLNTSVTYSEGTVTGVTRTTVCAEPGDSGGSYLSGSQAQGVTSGGSGDCTSGGTTFFQPINPLLQTYGLTLVTTTGGPGGPGNPGDPSGTWAAGTVYQTGDVVTYGGASYRCLQGHQAQTGWEPPNVPALWQRL; this is encoded by the coding sequence ATGCTCCAGCGACCCACCAGAGCCGGCTACGCGGCCGTGGCGGCGGGTGCCCTACTGCTGACCGGGCTGTCCGGCGGCTCGGCGAGCGCCGCAGCCGCCACCGCGGACGTGCCGTCGGCGCCTTCGGCCGCCGCGACACTGCACACCGTCGACACTCCCCCCGCCATGCTGCGCGCCATGGAGCGCGATTTCGGTCTGGACCGGCGGCAGGCCGAACGCCGGCTGGCGAACGAGGCTGAGGCGGGTGCAACCGCGGGCCGACTGCGAGCCGCCCTGGGCAGCGACTTCGCGGGGGCCTGGGTGCACGGCGCCGAGTCCAGCGCACTGAACGTGGCGACCACGGACTCCGCTGACGTGGCGGCGATCGAGGCCCGGGGCGCCCGGGCCGTGGTCGTGCACCGCTCCCTGGTCGCGCTCGACGCGGCCAAGGCCCGCCTGGACCGGGCAGCTGCGCACCGCAACACGGACGACGCCCCGGTCTGGTACGTCGACGTGCCCAGCAACAAGCTGGTGGTGCAGGTGGTACGGCCGGCGGCGGGCCGTGCGCTGGTGAAGGCCGCCGGGGTCGACAGGTCGATGGTCCACCTCGTGAAGTCGGCCGAGCGGCCCCGGCCGCTGTACGACCTCAGGGGCGGGGACCCGTACTACATCAACGGCAACACCCGCTGTTCGATCGGTTTCCCGGTCACCAGCGGCACCCGACAGGGATTCGCCACGGCGGGCCACTGCGGCCAGGCGGGCAGTACCACCGCCGGCTACAACCAGGCGACGCAGGGCAGCTTCCAGGCGTCGATCTTCCCCGGAAACGACATGGCGTGGGTGGCGGTCAACAGCGGCTGGACCGTGACCCCGTACGTGTCCGGTGCCGGCGGCCAGGACGTCCAGGTAACCGGGTCGGCCCAGGCGCCCGTGGGCTCCTCGGTGTGCCGCTCCGGCTCCACGAGCGGCTGGCACTGCGGGACGATCCAGCAGCTGAACACCAGCGTGACCTATTCCGAGGGCACCGTCACCGGCGTCACCCGGACCACGGTGTGCGCCGAGCCCGGCGACTCCGGCGGCTCCTACCTCTCCGGCAGCCAGGCCCAGGGCGTCACCTCCGGCGGCTCCGGCGACTGCACCAGCGGTGGAACGACCTTCTTCCAGCCCATCAACCCGCTGTTGCAGACATACGGCCTCACCCTCGTGACGACCACCGGCGGCCCCGGCGGCCCCGGGAATCCTGGTGACCCGAGCGGCACCTGGGCGGCCGGCACCGTCTACCAGACGGGCGACGTGGTGACATACGGCGGTGCCAGCTACCGCTGCCTCCAGGGCCACCAGGCCCAGACCGGCTGGGAACCGCCGAACGTGCCGGCCCTGTGGCAACGCCTGTGA
- a CDS encoding LysR family transcriptional regulator has translation MELELRHLKTVRAIAEAGSLTRAATALGLAQPALSAQLKRIERALGGELFDRGRHGVRATALGELVLERARFVLPAVTELQQEAVRFTHTARNAQRLRLGGTHGPLLGALVALLTDVAPEAQVTTQASWSVRELATRLTEGRLDFAVAGTCGTAAPPGAAHLTWQEIAVDPVFVMLADGHPLARHGEVRLADLTHEEWACVPGDGCFADCFTAACARAGFAPLRMYETDTASCVHLVQVGRAVGLCRATFPTTPGVTTRPLAGTPLVWRHLLGWHPAAQRADTAATVLAQARSAHAGAAARSNGYADWLALRGAAGRRARA, from the coding sequence ATGGAGCTGGAGTTGCGGCATCTGAAGACTGTGCGGGCCATCGCGGAAGCGGGCAGTCTCACCCGGGCGGCCACGGCCCTCGGGCTGGCGCAACCCGCGCTGAGCGCGCAGCTCAAACGGATCGAACGCGCCTTGGGCGGCGAGCTGTTCGACCGTGGACGGCACGGGGTGCGGGCCACCGCGCTGGGCGAACTGGTACTGGAGCGGGCGCGGTTCGTACTCCCCGCGGTGACCGAGCTGCAGCAGGAGGCGGTCCGCTTCACGCACACCGCGCGCAACGCACAGCGGCTGCGACTGGGCGGCACCCACGGCCCGCTACTGGGTGCCCTGGTGGCCCTGCTGACGGACGTCGCACCCGAGGCCCAGGTGACGACACAGGCGTCCTGGTCGGTGCGGGAACTCGCCACGCGGCTCACCGAGGGCCGCCTGGACTTCGCGGTGGCCGGCACCTGCGGCACCGCCGCGCCACCCGGCGCCGCACACCTGACCTGGCAGGAGATCGCCGTCGACCCGGTCTTCGTCATGCTCGCCGACGGGCACCCGCTCGCCCGTCACGGCGAAGTACGGCTGGCCGATCTGACGCACGAGGAGTGGGCCTGCGTGCCCGGTGACGGCTGCTTCGCGGACTGCTTCACCGCGGCCTGCGCCCGGGCGGGGTTCGCACCCCTGCGGATGTACGAGACGGACACCGCATCCTGTGTGCACTTGGTCCAAGTGGGCCGGGCGGTAGGCCTGTGCCGGGCCACCTTCCCGACCACGCCGGGCGTCACCACCCGCCCGCTGGCCGGTACCCCGCTGGTCTGGCGTCATCTGCTGGGCTGGCACCCGGCGGCCCAGCGCGCGGACACCGCGGCCACCGTGCTCGCCCAGGCCCGCAGCGCCCACGCGGGTGCGGCGGCCCGCAGCAACGGCTACGCGGACTGGCTGGCCCTGCGCGGGGCGGCAGGGAGGAGAGCCAGGGCATGA
- a CDS encoding alanine/glycine:cation symporter family protein, with protein MAQVQALQPALSTIRFQAQGAEHGFLGQTEEKINSLFDPLAKGLGNFVFAKVTVFGTTFPWIVAWLVLAGAVFTVYFGFIQVRSIKLSLNLLRGRYSRHDDPGEITHFQALSSALSGTVGLGNIAGVGVAITIGGAGATFWMVLCGLLGMASKFVECTLGVRYRDRHADGSYSGGPMKYLSKGLAERLPGTGGRVLGKVLAALAAVMILLFGIGGGNMFQANQTVTQIRNVTGGDSGLLGGSGSALAMGVVLALVVGAVIIGGIKSIGKVASRLVPSMAVIYCGACLVVILTNITAVPAAFGSIFHEAFTGQGVVGGAVGALIVGFTRAAFSNEAGLGSAPIAHSAVKTRYPVTEGLVALIGPFIDTVIVCTMTALTIVIANSGFWNHAKAQYAADGTTPDGVTVTSSAFESVLPWFPKVLTVAVILFAVSTMITWSYYGQKAWIHLFGKTKTSERIYQVVFCLFIVIGSVLTFGSVLDFTDAVLFLLALVNIVGLYLLAPFVKQELARFRQALHTGDVGEERAPEAVMEEVG; from the coding sequence ATGGCTCAGGTTCAAGCGCTGCAGCCTGCCCTCAGCACAATCCGCTTTCAGGCTCAGGGAGCGGAACACGGCTTTCTCGGACAGACTGAAGAAAAGATCAATTCGCTGTTCGATCCACTGGCCAAGGGGCTCGGCAACTTCGTCTTCGCAAAGGTCACCGTCTTCGGGACGACCTTCCCATGGATCGTGGCCTGGCTGGTACTGGCCGGGGCGGTCTTCACCGTCTATTTCGGTTTCATTCAGGTGCGCAGCATCAAACTGTCCCTGAACCTGCTGCGCGGCCGGTACAGCCGGCACGATGACCCGGGCGAGATCACCCACTTCCAGGCGCTGTCCTCGGCCCTGTCGGGAACGGTCGGCCTCGGCAACATCGCGGGCGTCGGCGTGGCGATCACCATCGGCGGCGCCGGGGCGACCTTCTGGATGGTGCTGTGCGGTCTGCTCGGCATGGCCTCGAAGTTCGTCGAGTGCACGCTGGGCGTGCGCTACCGCGACCGGCACGCGGACGGGTCCTACTCGGGCGGACCGATGAAGTACCTGAGCAAGGGCCTGGCGGAGCGCCTGCCCGGTACGGGCGGACGCGTCCTCGGCAAGGTCCTCGCCGCTCTGGCGGCCGTGATGATCCTGCTGTTCGGCATCGGCGGCGGCAACATGTTCCAGGCCAACCAGACGGTCACCCAGATCCGCAACGTCACCGGCGGTGACAGCGGTCTACTCGGCGGCAGTGGATCGGCACTGGCCATGGGCGTCGTGCTGGCCCTCGTCGTCGGCGCGGTGATCATCGGAGGCATCAAGTCGATCGGCAAGGTGGCCAGCCGTCTGGTACCGAGCATGGCCGTCATCTACTGCGGCGCCTGCCTGGTCGTCATCCTGACCAACATCACGGCCGTTCCGGCGGCGTTCGGTTCGATCTTCCACGAGGCCTTCACCGGTCAGGGTGTGGTCGGCGGTGCCGTCGGCGCGCTGATCGTGGGCTTCACCCGCGCCGCCTTCTCCAACGAGGCCGGCCTGGGCTCGGCGCCCATCGCCCACTCCGCGGTGAAGACCCGCTACCCGGTGACCGAGGGCCTGGTCGCACTGATCGGACCGTTCATCGACACGGTCATCGTGTGCACCATGACCGCGCTGACGATCGTCATCGCCAACAGCGGTTTCTGGAACCACGCCAAGGCGCAGTACGCGGCGGACGGCACCACCCCCGACGGCGTCACGGTCACCTCCTCGGCCTTCGAGTCCGTGCTGCCGTGGTTCCCGAAGGTCCTCACCGTGGCGGTCATCCTCTTCGCGGTCTCGACCATGATCACCTGGTCGTACTACGGCCAGAAGGCCTGGATTCACCTGTTCGGCAAGACGAAGACCAGCGAGCGCATCTACCAGGTGGTCTTCTGCCTCTTCATCGTGATCGGCTCGGTGCTCACCTTCGGCAGCGTGCTGGACTTCACCGACGCGGTGCTCTTCCTGCTGGCGCTGGTCAACATCGTGGGTCTCTACCTGCTCGCCCCGTTCGTCAAGCAGGAACTGGCCCGGTTCCGCCAGGCGCTGCACACCGGTGACGTGGGCGAGGAGCGTGCGCCGGAGGCGGTCATGGAGGAGGTCGGCTAG
- a CDS encoding PucR family transcriptional regulator — protein MDETVSAGAGMRQLLLALGEPVIDVVAAPDGLDVDVDDVAILDADEQPDAYQAHLVLVIGARGGKALGMARAAAEQGAAVVVVKVDRDDDREALKELAEDTGVVVLGIRPEVRWGTLDSLVRRAVADARMAGVPDPDQPTDLFALAETIAALTGGNVSIENSANRVLAYSRSDDEVDELRRRSILGWEGPAHYLALLRQWGVYEQLRAGGQVVWVEERPELGIRRRLAIGIRVHDQWLGTIWVQEGRHSLSDSAEQALAGAARAAALLLVRHRTGARSDPQTEEALLGRLLAGHIDPRSFATSVGVELTQPAAIVAFALKDDDTGTDRPAFELQRAEMASLVSVHAGAFRRRALVSVGGNRVYVLLPGLPEGAGEDIVVGLAGDIVRSAGQRLHLDVRAAVGSVVGALDSVVESKAEADRVLDIITHHGRRRVATIADVRSEVLVGDTLALLQQHPRLRDPRITALLGYDREHDAGLVDSVLTYIGAQCNMRAAARLLHVHTNTLRYRLKRAEAISGIDLADPHQCLFSHLQLLLETEAVPVRNASHGH, from the coding sequence GTGGATGAGACGGTGTCGGCGGGAGCAGGCATGCGGCAGTTGCTGCTCGCGCTCGGGGAGCCGGTCATCGATGTGGTCGCCGCGCCCGACGGGCTGGACGTCGACGTCGATGACGTGGCCATCCTGGACGCCGATGAGCAGCCCGACGCCTACCAGGCACACCTGGTGCTCGTCATCGGGGCGCGGGGCGGCAAGGCGCTGGGCATGGCGCGGGCCGCGGCCGAGCAGGGTGCCGCCGTGGTGGTGGTCAAGGTCGATCGCGACGATGACCGCGAGGCGCTGAAGGAACTCGCCGAGGACACGGGTGTCGTGGTGCTCGGCATCCGCCCTGAGGTCCGCTGGGGCACCCTGGACTCCCTGGTCAGACGTGCGGTCGCCGACGCTCGGATGGCCGGGGTGCCGGACCCTGACCAGCCCACCGACCTCTTCGCGCTGGCCGAGACGATCGCCGCCCTCACCGGCGGCAACGTCAGCATCGAGAACAGCGCCAACCGGGTGTTGGCCTACTCCCGCTCCGACGACGAGGTGGACGAACTCAGGCGGCGTTCGATCCTGGGATGGGAAGGCCCGGCCCACTACCTCGCCCTGCTGCGCCAGTGGGGTGTGTACGAACAGCTGCGGGCCGGTGGCCAGGTGGTGTGGGTCGAGGAACGTCCCGAACTGGGAATCCGGCGACGACTGGCGATCGGCATCCGCGTCCACGACCAGTGGTTGGGCACGATCTGGGTGCAGGAGGGCCGGCACAGCCTGTCCGACAGCGCGGAGCAGGCCCTGGCCGGCGCGGCCCGTGCGGCCGCCCTGCTGCTCGTACGGCACCGGACAGGGGCCCGGTCCGACCCGCAGACGGAGGAGGCGTTGCTCGGCCGGCTGCTCGCGGGGCACATAGACCCGCGCTCCTTCGCCACCAGCGTCGGCGTCGAGCTGACGCAGCCGGCTGCGATCGTCGCGTTCGCCCTGAAGGACGACGACACCGGGACGGACCGGCCGGCCTTCGAGCTGCAGCGGGCCGAGATGGCCAGTCTGGTCAGCGTCCACGCGGGTGCGTTCCGCCGGCGGGCCCTGGTGTCCGTCGGCGGCAACCGCGTGTACGTGCTGCTGCCGGGGCTACCGGAGGGGGCCGGCGAGGACATCGTCGTCGGACTGGCGGGCGACATCGTGCGGTCCGCGGGTCAGCGCCTGCACCTGGACGTCCGCGCGGCCGTCGGCTCGGTGGTCGGCGCCTTGGACTCGGTCGTCGAGTCCAAGGCGGAGGCGGACCGGGTCCTGGACATCATCACCCACCATGGCCGACGGCGCGTTGCCACCATCGCCGACGTGCGCTCGGAGGTCCTCGTCGGCGACACGCTCGCGCTGCTGCAGCAGCACCCCCGGCTACGCGACCCCCGGATCACCGCCCTGCTGGGCTACGACCGGGAGCACGACGCCGGGCTCGTCGACTCCGTCCTCACCTACATCGGCGCCCAGTGCAACATGCGGGCGGCGGCCCGTCTGCTGCACGTGCACACCAACACCCTCCGCTACCGGCTGAAGCGCGCGGAGGCGATCAGCGGGATCGATCTGGCCGACCCGCACCAATGCCTCTTCTCGCACCTCCAGCTGCTGCTGGAAACGGAAGCAGTGCCCGTGCGGAACGCCTCGCACGGGCACTGA
- the fusA gene encoding elongation factor G: MATTSLDLAKVRNIGIMAHIDAGKTTTTERILFYTGVSYKIGEVHDGAATMDWMEQEQERGITITSAATTCHWPLENVDHTINIIDTPGHVDFTVEVERSLRVLDGAVTVFDGVAGVEPQSETVWRQADRYGVPRICFVNKLDRTGAEFHRCVDMISDRLGAQPIVMQLPIGAEADFKGVVDLVTMKALVWSAEATKGEMYDTVDIPATHTEAAEEWRGKLLEAVAENDEEIMELYLEGEEPSVEQLYAAIRRITIASGKGTGTTVTPVFCGTAFKNKGVQPLLDAVVRYLPSPLDVEAIEGHDVRDAEQVVERKPSDEEPLSALAFKIMSDPHLGKLTFVRVYSGRLVSGTQVLNSVKGKKERIGKIYRMHANKREEIESVGAGDIVAVMGLKQTTTGETLCDDKAPVILESMDFPAPVIQVAIEPKSKGDQEKLGVAIQRLAEEDPSFQVHSDEETGQTIIGGMGELHLEVLVDRMRREFKVEANVGKPQVAYRETIRKTVERVDYTHKKQTGGTGQFAKVQIGIEPLEGGDTSYEFVNKVTGGRIPKEYIPSVDAGCQEAMQFGILAGYEMTGVRVILHDGAYHEVDSSELAFKIAGSQAFKEAARKASPVLLEPMMAVEVTTPEDYMGEVIGDINSRRGQIQAMEERAGARVVKGLVPLSEMFGYVGDLRSKTSGRASYSMQFDSYAEVPRNVAEEIIAKAKGE; this comes from the coding sequence ATGGCTACCACTTCACTTGACCTGGCCAAGGTGCGCAACATCGGCATCATGGCCCACATCGACGCGGGCAAGACGACCACCACCGAGCGGATCCTGTTCTACACCGGTGTGTCGTACAAGATCGGTGAGGTCCACGACGGCGCTGCCACCATGGACTGGATGGAGCAGGAGCAGGAGCGTGGCATCACGATCACCTCTGCTGCCACCACCTGCCACTGGCCGCTGGAGAACGTCGACCACACCATCAACATCATCGACACCCCGGGGCACGTCGACTTCACCGTCGAGGTGGAGCGCTCCCTGCGCGTGCTCGACGGTGCCGTGACGGTGTTCGACGGCGTCGCCGGTGTCGAGCCCCAGTCCGAGACGGTGTGGCGTCAGGCAGACCGCTACGGCGTTCCGCGTATCTGCTTCGTCAACAAGCTCGACCGGACCGGTGCCGAGTTCCACCGCTGCGTCGACATGATCAGCGACCGTCTGGGCGCGCAGCCGATCGTCATGCAGCTGCCGATCGGTGCCGAGGCGGACTTCAAGGGCGTCGTCGACCTCGTGACGATGAAGGCCCTGGTCTGGTCGGCCGAGGCCACCAAGGGCGAGATGTACGACACCGTCGACATCCCGGCCACGCACACCGAGGCGGCCGAGGAGTGGCGCGGCAAGCTGCTCGAGGCCGTCGCGGAGAACGACGAAGAGATCATGGAGCTGTACCTGGAGGGCGAGGAGCCTTCCGTGGAGCAGCTGTACGCCGCGATCCGTCGTATCACCATCGCGTCCGGCAAGGGCACCGGCACCACCGTGACCCCGGTGTTCTGCGGTACCGCGTTCAAGAACAAGGGCGTCCAGCCCCTGCTCGACGCGGTCGTGCGCTACCTGCCTTCCCCGCTCGACGTCGAGGCCATCGAGGGCCACGACGTCAGGGACGCGGAGCAGGTCGTCGAGCGTAAGCCGTCGGACGAGGAGCCGCTGTCCGCGCTGGCGTTCAAGATCATGAGCGACCCGCACCTCGGCAAGCTCACCTTCGTCCGGGTCTACTCGGGCCGCCTGGTGTCCGGCACGCAGGTGCTGAACTCCGTCAAGGGCAAGAAGGAGCGCATCGGCAAGATCTACCGTATGCACGCCAACAAGCGTGAGGAGATCGAGTCGGTGGGCGCCGGTGACATCGTCGCCGTCATGGGTCTGAAGCAGACCACGACCGGTGAGACGCTGTGCGACGACAAGGCCCCGGTGATCCTGGAGTCCATGGACTTCCCGGCACCGGTCATCCAGGTCGCCATCGAGCCCAAGTCGAAGGGTGACCAGGAGAAGCTGGGCGTCGCGATCCAGCGCCTCGCCGAGGAAGACCCGTCCTTCCAGGTCCACTCGGACGAGGAGACCGGCCAGACCATCATCGGTGGTATGGGCGAGCTGCACCTTGAGGTGCTGGTCGACCGCATGCGCCGTGAGTTCAAGGTCGAGGCCAACGTCGGCAAGCCGCAGGTGGCGTACCGCGAGACGATCCGCAAGACCGTCGAGCGCGTCGACTACACCCACAAGAAGCAGACCGGTGGTACCGGTCAGTTCGCGAAGGTGCAGATCGGCATCGAGCCGCTCGAGGGTGGCGACACCTCCTACGAGTTCGTGAACAAGGTGACCGGTGGTCGCATCCCGAAGGAGTACATCCCTTCGGTCGACGCCGGCTGCCAGGAGGCCATGCAGTTCGGCATCCTCGCCGGTTACGAGATGACCGGCGTGCGCGTCATCCTGCACGACGGCGCCTACCACGAGGTCGACTCCTCCGAGCTCGCCTTCAAGATCGCCGGTTCGCAGGCCTTCAAGGAGGCCGCGCGCAAGGCTTCGCCCGTGCTCCTCGAGCCGATGATGGCCGTAGAGGTCACCACGCCCGAGGACTACATGGGTGAGGTCATCGGCGACATCAACTCCCGCCGTGGCCAGATCCAGGCCATGGAGGAGCGGGCTGGTGCTCGCGTCGTGAAGGGCCTCGTGCCCCTGTCGGAGATGTTCGGCTACGTCGGCGACCTCCGCAGCAAGACGTCGGGTCGCGCAAGCTACTCGATGCAGTTCGACTCCTACGCCGAGGTTCCGCGGAACGTCGCCGAGGAGATCATCGCGAAGGCCAAGGGCGAGTAA
- the rpsG gene encoding 30S ribosomal protein S7 codes for MPRKGPAPKRPVIIDPVYGSPLVTSLINKVLLNGKRSTAERIVYGAMEGLREKTGNDPVITLKRALENIKPTLEVKSRRVGGATYQVPVEVKPGRANTLALRWLVGYSRARREKTMTERLLNELLDASNGLGAAVKKREDTHKMAESNKAFAHYRW; via the coding sequence ATGCCTCGTAAGGGCCCCGCCCCGAAGCGCCCGGTCATCATCGACCCGGTCTACGGTTCTCCTCTGGTGACCTCCCTGATCAACAAGGTGCTGCTGAACGGCAAGCGCTCCACCGCCGAGCGCATCGTCTACGGCGCCATGGAGGGCCTGCGCGAGAAGACCGGCAACGACCCGGTCATCACGCTCAAGCGCGCTCTCGAGAACATCAAGCCGACCCTCGAGGTCAAGTCCCGCCGTGTCGGTGGCGCCACCTACCAGGTCCCGGTCGAGGTCAAGCCCGGCCGTGCCAACACCCTGGCGCTGCGCTGGCTGGTCGGTTACTCCCGCGCCCGTCGCGAGAAGACCATGACCGAGCGTCTCCTCAACGAGCTCCTCGACGCCTCCAACGGCCTCGGTGCGGCCGTGAAGAAGCGCGAGGACACCCACAAGATGGCCGAGTCCAACAAGGCCTTCGCGCACTACCGCTGGTAG
- the tuf gene encoding elongation factor Tu, whose product MAKAKFERTKPHVNIGTIGHIDHGKTTLTAAITKVLHDAYPELNEATPFDNIDKAPEERQRGITISIAHVEYQTEARHYAHVDCPGHADYIKNMITGAAQMDGAILVVAATDGPMPQTKEHVLLARQVGVPYIVVALNKADMVDDEEILELVELEVRELLTEYEFPGDDVPVVKVSALKALEGEKEWVDSVLNLMKAVDESIPQPERDVDKPFLMPIEDVFTITGRGTVVTGRIERGVLKVNEEVEIIGIKEEKTKTTVTGIEMFRKLLDEGQAGENVGLLLRGIKREDVERGQVIIKPGTVTPHTEFEAQAYILSKDEGGRHTPFFNNYRPQFYFRTTDVTGVVTLPEGTEMVMPGDNTEMSVQLIQPVAMEEGLKFAIREGGRTVGAGQVTKILK is encoded by the coding sequence GTGGCGAAGGCGAAGTTCGAGCGGACTAAGCCGCACGTCAACATCGGCACCATCGGTCACATCGACCACGGTAAGACGACCCTCACGGCCGCCATTACCAAGGTGCTGCACGACGCGTACCCGGAACTGAACGAGGCCACCCCGTTCGACAACATCGACAAGGCGCCCGAGGAGCGTCAGCGCGGTATCACCATCTCCATCGCGCACGTCGAGTACCAGACTGAGGCGCGTCACTACGCCCACGTCGACTGCCCGGGTCACGCGGACTACATCAAGAACATGATCACCGGTGCCGCCCAGATGGACGGCGCGATCCTGGTGGTCGCCGCCACCGACGGCCCGATGCCGCAGACCAAGGAGCACGTGCTCCTGGCCCGCCAGGTCGGCGTTCCGTACATCGTGGTCGCCCTGAACAAGGCCGACATGGTGGACGACGAGGAGATCCTGGAGCTCGTCGAGCTCGAGGTCCGTGAGCTCCTCACCGAGTACGAGTTCCCCGGCGACGACGTTCCGGTCGTCAAGGTCTCCGCCCTGAAGGCCCTTGAGGGCGAGAAGGAGTGGGTGGACTCCGTCCTCAACCTGATGAAGGCCGTCGACGAGTCGATCCCGCAGCCGGAGCGCGACGTCGACAAGCCGTTCCTCATGCCGATCGAGGACGTCTTCACCATCACCGGTCGCGGTACGGTCGTCACCGGCCGTATCGAGCGCGGTGTCCTCAAGGTGAACGAGGAAGTCGAGATCATCGGCATCAAGGAAGAGAAGACCAAGACCACGGTTACGGGCATCGAGATGTTCCGTAAGCTGCTGGACGAGGGTCAGGCCGGTGAGAACGTCGGTCTGCTGCTCCGTGGCATCAAGCGCGAGGATGTCGAGCGCGGCCAGGTCATCATCAAGCCGGGCACCGTCACCCCGCACACCGAGTTCGAGGCGCAGGCCTACATCCTGTCCAAGGACGAGGGTGGCCGCCACACGCCGTTCTTCAACAACTACCGCCCGCAGTTCTACTTCCGTACGACGGACGTGACCGGCGTGGTGACCCTCCCCGAGGGCACCGAGATGGTCATGCCGGGTGACAACACCGAGATGTCGGTGCAGCTCATCCAGCCCGTCGCCATGGAAGAGGGCCTGAAGTTCGCCATCCGTGAGGGTGGCCGTACCGTGGGCGCCGGCCAGGTCACCAAGATCCTGAAGTAA
- a CDS encoding helix-turn-helix domain-containing protein, producing the protein MPPGQPAFGEELRRRRYESDQSLAQLAKKVHISRSYLSKIEGGKAKPGGKLARLLDSRLNAGGQLVALLAPPPQRSTPAPEPTGSGAWSLRLHADGASDFTSGDPATLAAGGPPSVVAHCVIAPGLPEETPVEEALPVFQTLFHEYRRLGQCCGPAVVIPLSGAATAALRGLVHGAPPAQRGVVLRLAARFAEYTGWMWQEAGDDRAARCWTDQTVQLAEAGGDRELAAYALLRQAELALYQGDSLATVELARAATARAHGRRLRELAAQREAQGHALLGDENACRRALDRGAELAGGSGLQGDGSPALGGTHLPDLTAFVRAWCLHELGDPEAAVALLDTGRESIAPYAVRARARHDARLALALAGAGRVERACEVAESVARDVMATDSATVRSDVRQLRSALTTRSKHPAVRDALPIIAASLRGAPGAGTGHR; encoded by the coding sequence ATGCCACCAGGCCAGCCAGCCTTCGGCGAGGAATTACGCCGGAGAAGGTACGAGTCCGACCAGTCCCTGGCCCAACTGGCCAAGAAAGTGCACATCTCGCGGTCGTACCTGAGCAAGATCGAAGGTGGGAAGGCGAAGCCAGGTGGCAAGCTCGCCCGATTGCTGGACAGCAGGCTGAATGCGGGTGGACAACTCGTCGCGCTGTTGGCCCCGCCGCCGCAGCGCAGCACGCCCGCCCCCGAGCCCACCGGTTCCGGCGCGTGGTCGCTGCGGCTGCACGCCGATGGGGCGAGCGACTTCACCTCCGGCGATCCCGCCACCCTCGCGGCCGGGGGTCCACCCTCCGTGGTGGCCCACTGCGTCATCGCCCCGGGCCTCCCCGAGGAGACGCCGGTGGAGGAAGCACTCCCGGTGTTTCAGACCCTGTTCCACGAGTACCGCCGGCTCGGCCAGTGCTGCGGTCCGGCCGTCGTGATCCCGCTGAGCGGCGCGGCGACCGCCGCCCTGCGCGGCCTGGTGCACGGTGCGCCGCCCGCACAGCGTGGGGTCGTTCTGCGGCTCGCCGCGCGTTTCGCCGAGTACACGGGGTGGATGTGGCAGGAGGCTGGCGACGACCGGGCCGCCCGATGCTGGACCGATCAGACGGTCCAGCTGGCCGAGGCCGGCGGGGACCGCGAACTGGCCGCGTACGCGCTGCTGCGCCAGGCCGAACTCGCCCTCTATCAGGGCGACTCACTGGCCACCGTGGAACTCGCGCGGGCCGCCACCGCACGGGCCCATGGTCGACGCCTCAGGGAACTGGCCGCGCAGCGCGAGGCCCAGGGGCACGCCCTCCTGGGCGACGAGAACGCCTGCCGTCGCGCGCTGGACCGCGGTGCCGAACTCGCGGGCGGATCCGGACTGCAGGGTGACGGCAGCCCCGCCCTCGGTGGCACGCATCTCCCTGACCTCACCGCGTTCGTCAGGGCGTGGTGCCTTCACGAACTCGGCGACCCCGAGGCGGCTGTCGCCCTGCTCGACACCGGTCGGGAGTCCATCGCGCCGTACGCCGTGCGCGCCCGCGCCCGCCACGACGCACGCCTGGCCCTGGCCCTGGCGGGCGCCGGACGCGTCGAACGCGCCTGTGAGGTAGCCGAGTCGGTGGCCCGGGACGTCATGGCGACCGACTCGGCCACCGTCCGGTCCGACGTGCGACAGCTTCGGTCGGCGCTGACCACGCGGAGCAAACATCCCGCGGTGCGCGACGCCCTTCCCATCATCGCCGCGAGCCTGCGGGGCGCTCCGGGGGCCGGGACCGGGCATCGTTAG